One genomic region from Ornithinicoccus hortensis encodes:
- a CDS encoding ABC transporter substrate-binding protein: MQRQHSNRRGAVVAAAVLVGVGACGSGDGGGDAGGPAGDGTLTIATVSNADAERMQELSEHFAAGHPDVDLEWVTFEENELRQRVTTDIATDAGQFDVVMLGTYEVPIWAEREWLVPLDSLPDEYAVDDLLPSIREALSYEGTPHALPFYGESAFTMYRTDLFDQAGLEMPEAPTWEFLKEAAATLGEQGDAAGICLRGKPGWGENVAFLTAMANSHGGSWFDMDWTPQFDTEPWQTTIADYVALGEYAPPGAEENGYAENLELFAAGECAIWVDSTAAASYISDPDQSEVADSVGFALAPDAGQGKRSNWLWAWALAVPESSAQHEDALAFVAWATSSEYTELVAQEYGWLQAPPGTRTSLYENPDYQQAAPFAGLALESIETADPANPTDNEVPYTGIQYVGIPEFQSIGTAVGGRFSLALAGDITVDEALTESQWVTDQVIERTRFIEE, from the coding sequence ATGCAACGGCAGCACAGCAACCGGAGGGGCGCGGTGGTGGCCGCCGCGGTGCTCGTCGGGGTCGGCGCGTGCGGGTCCGGCGACGGGGGTGGGGACGCGGGTGGGCCCGCCGGCGACGGCACCCTGACGATCGCGACGGTCTCCAACGCCGATGCCGAGCGGATGCAGGAGCTCTCCGAGCACTTCGCCGCCGGGCACCCCGACGTGGACCTGGAGTGGGTCACCTTCGAGGAGAACGAGCTGCGCCAGCGGGTGACCACCGACATCGCCACGGACGCCGGGCAGTTCGACGTCGTCATGCTCGGCACCTACGAGGTGCCGATCTGGGCCGAGCGCGAGTGGCTGGTGCCGCTGGACTCCTTGCCAGATGAGTACGCCGTCGACGACCTGCTCCCCTCGATCCGGGAGGCCCTCTCCTACGAGGGCACTCCGCACGCCCTCCCCTTCTACGGCGAGTCCGCTTTCACGATGTATCGCACCGACCTGTTCGACCAGGCGGGCCTGGAGATGCCCGAGGCACCCACCTGGGAGTTCCTCAAGGAGGCGGCCGCGACGCTCGGCGAGCAGGGGGACGCCGCGGGAATCTGCCTGCGCGGCAAGCCCGGCTGGGGCGAGAACGTCGCCTTCCTCACCGCCATGGCCAACTCCCACGGCGGCAGCTGGTTCGACATGGACTGGACACCACAGTTCGACACCGAGCCGTGGCAGACCACGATCGCCGACTACGTGGCGCTGGGCGAGTACGCCCCGCCCGGTGCCGAGGAGAACGGGTACGCGGAGAACCTCGAGTTGTTCGCCGCCGGCGAGTGCGCCATCTGGGTGGACTCCACCGCAGCCGCCTCCTACATCAGCGATCCGGACCAGTCCGAAGTCGCCGACAGCGTGGGTTTCGCGCTGGCACCGGATGCCGGCCAGGGCAAGCGGTCCAACTGGCTGTGGGCCTGGGCGCTGGCCGTCCCGGAGAGCTCGGCGCAGCATGAGGACGCCCTGGCGTTCGTCGCCTGGGCCACATCGTCGGAGTACACCGAACTGGTCGCCCAGGAGTATGGCTGGCTCCAGGCACCTCCCGGCACCCGGACCTCCCTCTACGAGAACCCCGACTACCAGCAGGCCGCTCCGTTCGCGGGGCTGGCGCTGGAGTCGATCGAGACGGCCGACCCGGCCAACCCAACGGACAACGAGGTGCCCTACACCGGCATCCAGTACGTCGGGATCCCGGAGTTCCAGAGCATCGGGACGGCCGTCGGTGGTCGCTTCTCGCTCGCGCTGGCCGGGGACATCACCGTCGACGAGGCCCTGACCGAGTCCCAGTGGGTGACCGACCAGGTCATCGAACGCACCCGATTCATCGAGGAATGA
- a CDS encoding purine-cytosine permease family protein produces the protein MANPTSEDLRATLAAMDPEQLPVPKHRLKTSGHFAGLYAAEHVAATEFVFGATFVALGAGIWDILVGLLIGNTLAILSFWLITTPIAMQARLSLYTYLHKIAGDSFSRVYNGANAVIFAVIAAAMITVSATAVRRIFNIPAQVDPYPNHIGFVIIAVLFSLVAVLVAVFGFNALAEFAGICGPWLMVMFTVGGMVLLPALTESITGYTTLNGFSDFVDVASASVFTGINAEGQPGIGMLEVAGFAWAANTFAHFGLIDMALLRYAKNQSAGLATSTGMMFGHYVAWISAGLMGAATAVILQTSIVSLDPGDVAWYALGIAGFVTVIVAGWTTANSNLYRAGLAAQAVFPQFSRVKVTLVTGIGVAVASCFPFIYINLLPLLTYAGVILVPVGGIVLAEHHLFPRLGLTRFWYRYKGDKHNVPALLSWAISLLAAVGMILLDFMPYFYIFLPTWLISIMAYTWLAKRFGAGESYPEGEAREQEFQAQVAEYHESLAEEEGVESIKDTTLLGRGIKVVYIAALVVCLVQAWRTLFDSPDLYTYLVNRETFYTVALCSTIVYFVFAYWGLQRTKRLTARLKEERPGPPKDTTAPRL, from the coding sequence ATGGCCAACCCCACGAGTGAGGACCTGCGGGCCACGCTGGCCGCGATGGACCCGGAGCAGCTCCCGGTCCCCAAGCACCGGCTCAAGACGAGCGGACACTTCGCCGGTTTGTACGCCGCCGAGCACGTCGCCGCCACCGAGTTCGTCTTCGGGGCGACCTTCGTGGCCCTGGGCGCCGGGATCTGGGACATCCTGGTCGGGTTGCTGATCGGCAACACCTTGGCCATCCTCAGCTTCTGGCTGATCACCACGCCGATCGCGATGCAGGCCAGGCTGAGCCTCTACACCTATCTGCACAAGATCGCCGGAGACTCCTTCTCCCGCGTCTACAACGGTGCGAACGCCGTCATCTTCGCGGTCATCGCGGCAGCCATGATCACGGTGTCCGCGACCGCGGTGCGGCGCATCTTCAACATCCCGGCCCAGGTCGACCCCTACCCCAACCACATCGGGTTCGTGATCATCGCCGTGCTGTTCAGCCTCGTCGCGGTCCTGGTGGCGGTGTTCGGGTTCAACGCACTCGCCGAGTTCGCCGGCATCTGCGGCCCCTGGCTGATGGTGATGTTCACGGTCGGCGGGATGGTGCTGCTCCCGGCGCTGACCGAGTCGATCACGGGGTACACCACCCTCAACGGATTCTCCGACTTCGTCGACGTGGCCTCCGCCTCGGTCTTCACCGGGATCAACGCCGAGGGCCAGCCCGGGATCGGCATGCTCGAGGTGGCCGGCTTCGCGTGGGCGGCCAACACCTTCGCCCACTTCGGGCTGATCGACATGGCGCTGCTGCGCTACGCCAAGAACCAGTCGGCCGGCCTGGCGACCAGCACCGGCATGATGTTCGGCCACTACGTCGCCTGGATCTCCGCCGGCCTGATGGGTGCGGCGACCGCGGTGATCCTGCAGACCAGCATCGTCTCTCTCGACCCCGGTGACGTCGCCTGGTACGCCCTCGGCATCGCCGGTTTCGTCACGGTGATCGTGGCCGGCTGGACGACGGCCAACTCCAACCTCTACCGGGCAGGCCTGGCCGCCCAGGCGGTCTTCCCCCAGTTCTCCCGGGTGAAGGTCACCCTCGTCACCGGCATCGGCGTGGCGGTCGCCAGCTGCTTCCCGTTCATCTACATCAACCTGTTGCCGTTGCTCACCTACGCCGGGGTGATCCTGGTGCCGGTCGGCGGGATCGTGCTGGCCGAACACCACCTGTTCCCCCGACTCGGGCTGACCCGCTTCTGGTACCGGTACAAGGGTGACAAGCACAACGTGCCCGCGTTGCTCAGCTGGGCGATCTCCCTGCTCGCGGCCGTCGGCATGATCCTGCTCGACTTCATGCCCTACTTCTACATCTTCCTGCCCACCTGGCTGATCTCGATCATGGCCTACACCTGGCTGGCCAAGCGGTTCGGCGCCGGGGAGTCCTACCCCGAGGGTGAGGCCCGGGAGCAGGAGTTCCAGGCCCAGGTCGCGGAGTACCACGAGAGCCTCGCCGAGGAAGAGGGTGTCGAGTCGATCAAGGACACGACCCTCCTCGGCCGGGGCATCAAGGTGGTCTACATCGCCGCGCTGGTCGTCTGCCTCGTGCAGGCGTGGCGGACCCTGTTCGACAGCCCGGACCTGTACACCTACCTGGTCAACCGGGAGACCTTCTACACGGTGGCCCTCTGCAGCACGATCGTCTACTTCGTCTTCGCCTACTGGGGCCTGCAGCGCACCAAGCGGCTGACCGCCCGCCTCAAGGAGGAGCGGCCCGGGCCGCCGAAGGACACCACGGCGCCCCGCCTCTGA
- a CDS encoding 3-hydroxyacyl-CoA dehydrogenase family protein: MAKQIRTVGVIGLGTMGAGIVEVFARGGLTVIGVESTEEFADRGRGILTRSMDRAVSRGKLDEAGRQEILDRITVTTEMGDLAPADLVVEAVPEVLELKHEVFGRLDGIVAEDAVLASNTSSLSITAIAAPTKHPERVIGVHFFNPAPVMQLVEVIHTLRTDQAVTDAVRDLVTGLGKRPVVVGDRAGFVANYLLFGYLNSALTMVEHGHVSREDLDTAMRVGAGLPMGPLTLMDLVGLDVCHHIGDVIYGHSRSPLHAPSSMLERMVVSGRLGRKSGRGFYSYEGPGGRDVVADELTPGEDAESAGIRTVAVVGDGTVAGELVARVEGAGYAVTHLTDASGDLSGVAAADLVIEAQEEDSAAEDGAAGRDVDELFAALGEAARSGAVLATVNTYSAVALAAISGRAEDTVVLRVHAPTGNGQVIEVGTTHTTSAATVAALRGFIRGLDAEPVVSRDRTGLVVDALLMTYLNDAVRMLDEGYATVEDIDTAIQFGLGYPMGPFAMIDHIGADEVLAVTEELFSGTGGFAQHLMPSPLLVEHVLLDRPFTQGASDD, from the coding sequence ATGGCTAAGCAGATCCGGACCGTCGGAGTGATCGGGCTGGGCACCATGGGTGCCGGCATCGTGGAGGTTTTCGCCCGTGGGGGCCTGACCGTGATCGGGGTGGAGAGCACCGAGGAGTTCGCCGACCGGGGGCGCGGCATCCTCACCCGGTCGATGGACCGTGCGGTCTCCCGGGGGAAGCTGGACGAGGCCGGTCGCCAGGAGATCCTGGACCGGATCACCGTCACCACCGAGATGGGTGACCTCGCGCCGGCCGACCTGGTCGTCGAGGCGGTGCCGGAGGTGCTGGAGCTCAAGCACGAGGTGTTCGGCAGGCTCGACGGGATCGTGGCCGAGGACGCGGTGCTGGCCAGCAACACCTCCAGCCTGTCGATCACCGCGATCGCCGCGCCCACCAAGCACCCCGAGCGGGTCATCGGGGTGCACTTCTTCAACCCCGCCCCGGTCATGCAGCTGGTTGAGGTGATCCACACGCTGCGTACCGACCAGGCGGTCACCGACGCGGTCCGCGACCTGGTCACCGGTCTGGGCAAGCGGCCGGTCGTGGTCGGGGACCGGGCCGGGTTCGTGGCCAACTACCTGCTGTTCGGTTACCTCAACTCGGCGCTGACGATGGTGGAGCACGGGCACGTGAGCCGGGAGGACCTGGACACCGCGATGCGCGTCGGTGCCGGGCTGCCGATGGGGCCGCTGACCCTGATGGACCTGGTCGGCCTGGACGTCTGCCACCACATCGGCGACGTGATCTACGGCCACAGCCGCAGCCCGCTGCACGCCCCGAGCTCGATGCTGGAGCGGATGGTCGTCTCCGGCCGGCTGGGCCGCAAGAGCGGCCGCGGCTTCTACAGCTACGAGGGGCCCGGCGGGCGGGACGTGGTCGCCGACGAGCTGACGCCGGGGGAGGACGCCGAGAGCGCGGGGATCCGGACGGTGGCCGTCGTCGGTGACGGGACCGTGGCCGGAGAGCTGGTGGCCCGGGTGGAGGGAGCCGGGTATGCCGTCACGCACCTGACCGACGCCTCCGGCGACCTGTCGGGCGTCGCCGCGGCGGACCTGGTGATCGAGGCCCAGGAGGAGGACAGCGCCGCCGAGGACGGGGCCGCGGGACGGGACGTCGACGAGCTGTTCGCCGCACTGGGGGAGGCGGCCAGGTCCGGCGCGGTCCTCGCCACGGTCAACACCTACTCCGCGGTGGCGCTCGCCGCGATCAGCGGCCGGGCCGAGGACACGGTGGTCCTGCGGGTCCACGCACCGACCGGCAACGGCCAGGTCATCGAGGTCGGCACCACCCACACGACGTCCGCCGCGACGGTCGCCGCGCTGCGCGGGTTCATCCGTGGGCTCGACGCGGAGCCGGTGGTCAGCCGGGACCGGACCGGACTGGTGGTCGACGCCCTACTGATGACCTACCTGAACGACGCGGTCCGGATGCTGGACGAGGGCTACGCCACCGTCGAGGACATCGACACCGCCATCCAGTTCGGCCTCGGCTACCCGATGGGGCCGTTCGCGATGATCGACCACATCGGCGCCGACGAGGTGCTGGCGGTCACCGAGGAGTTGTTCTCCGGCACCGGCGGCTTCGCCCAGCACCTGATGCCCTCCCCGCTGCTCGTCGAGCACGTGCTGCTGGACCGGCCGTTCACCCAGGGAGCCTCCGACGACTGA
- the nucS gene encoding endonuclease NucS gives MRVVIAECSVDYEGALVAHLPLATRLLMVKADGSVLVHSDGGSYKPLNWMAPPCSMTELDPDEAEREEGVQAVWLVRHGKREDTLRIRLYAVHSDTAHELGVDPGLVKDGVEAQLQALLAEHITTLGEGYTLLRREYPTAIGPVDILCKDADSGTVAVEIKRRGDIDGVEQLTRYLELLNRDPALTVRGPVQGVFAAQLIRPQARTLAVDRGIRCVTLDYEALRGMDDAESRLF, from the coding sequence GTGCGAGTGGTGATTGCCGAGTGCAGCGTCGACTACGAGGGTGCCCTGGTGGCGCACCTGCCCCTGGCGACCCGGCTGTTGATGGTCAAGGCCGACGGCTCGGTGCTGGTGCACTCCGACGGCGGCTCCTACAAGCCGCTGAACTGGATGGCGCCGCCCTGCTCGATGACCGAGCTCGACCCGGACGAGGCCGAGCGCGAGGAGGGGGTGCAGGCGGTCTGGCTGGTGCGGCACGGCAAGCGGGAGGACACCCTCCGGATCCGGCTGTATGCCGTGCACAGCGACACCGCGCACGAACTCGGGGTGGACCCGGGGCTGGTCAAGGACGGGGTGGAGGCCCAGCTGCAGGCGCTGCTGGCCGAGCACATCACCACGCTGGGCGAGGGGTACACGTTGCTGCGGCGGGAGTACCCCACGGCGATCGGCCCGGTCGACATCCTGTGCAAGGACGCCGACAGCGGGACGGTCGCGGTGGAGATCAAGCGCCGCGGCGACATCGACGGCGTGGAGCAGCTGACCCGCTACCTGGAGCTGCTCAACCGGGACCCTGCCCTCACCGTGCGCGGCCCGGTCCAGGGGGTGTTCGCCGCCCAGCTGATCCGCCCGCAGGCCAGGACCCTGGCGGTTGACCGCGGGATCCGGTGCGTCACCCTGGACTACGAGGCGCTCCGAGGGATGGACGACGCGGAGTCGCGGCTCTTCTGA
- a CDS encoding YbaK/EbsC family protein produces the protein MSTEHQSVTRFREELTRRGGQGEVRVLPESVHTAALAAQALGCEVGAIANSLLFDADGAPVLVLTSGAHRVNTELVARRIGVSSLRRATPEFVREHTGQVIGGVSPMAHPAPVPTYLDPWLARHEVVWAAAGHPAALFATTYAELLAMTGATPVEVE, from the coding sequence ATGTCGACCGAGCACCAGTCCGTCACCCGGTTCCGCGAGGAGCTCACCCGCCGCGGCGGGCAGGGCGAGGTGCGGGTGCTGCCCGAGTCGGTGCACACCGCGGCGCTGGCCGCGCAGGCACTGGGCTGCGAGGTCGGGGCGATCGCCAACAGCCTGCTGTTCGACGCCGACGGCGCACCCGTGCTGGTGCTGACCTCCGGAGCGCACCGGGTGAACACCGAGCTGGTGGCCCGGCGGATCGGGGTGTCCTCGTTGCGGCGGGCCACCCCGGAGTTCGTCCGCGAGCACACCGGCCAAGTGATCGGCGGGGTGTCGCCCATGGCGCACCCGGCGCCGGTGCCGACCTACCTCGACCCGTGGCTGGCCCGGCACGAGGTGGTCTGGGCCGCGGCCGGGCACCCCGCTGCGCTGTTCGCGACCACGTATGCCGAGTTGCTGGCGATGACCGGGGCGACGCCGGTCGAGGTCGAGTAG